Within Takifugu rubripes chromosome 20, fTakRub1.2, whole genome shotgun sequence, the genomic segment GTATATTATTTTTACAGCTTCTGTTCCCGCCGCGTATTTAAATCCTTCTGATGACCTCGTAGGCGTTTTCCTCTGATCGTTTCCTCCCTTCGAGCTACCTGTACACATCTTAATGTGCTGGACTAATGTTGCAGCTTCAGTCGTGCAAATTCTGCCCTCTCAGAAGCAAAAGTGATGTTATTTTATTGTGCTGTGTATATATTTGGCGTCGTCTCTCGTCCTACAGCTGTGTTTAAAAtaagatgtatttttttaaggTACCGACGGTCGCATGGTCGAAAGCTTTACTGACAAACAAGGCTCGTTTTTATCTCCCCTTGTGTTTGATATTTATGTTGTGACTCACAGTATCTTGTAACGTTTGTACGAGTTCCGCGGAGTTCTCTGTCGGTCTGGGCTTGgctcaaaaaagaaagaaaaagaaaattacagTAGGAACCAGATGCACCACGCACCATCTTTTACTCCCAATCAGGCGttccctgacctctgacacGGAATTGAGCCAATATTTCTGCCATTTCTGACAGTGGAAAAATGTCACTCGGCATCTGGAACGTTGTCTGTACTGATCCTGACAAATGTACGGTCGGAATAAAGTGTATTATTTTACAATCAGACGTTTCGTGTGAACTTTTGTTGGCTTTTGCGCGACATGCTGTTGCTTCCCTCATTATGCACCTATAAAAacaaactctttttttccctacaGACACAAACGCATCACTGACAAATTCATGAAaaagtgcaaacacacacaaacacacatccctAACACCATCTAACAATCCTGAGAATTGATGTATATCAATTCAGGGAAGTCATCTGGACCTCCCCACTCCGAATTCCGAAATTGCCTGAGTTGGCTTCTGGGAATCTCCCAGAAAGGACTTCCAGCTTAAGGGATATTCCCAGGAAGCAGCAAGACTCCAATAAAACACTGCTGGAAGGCTAATGTGGATGGATTGTTCTGACGGTCAGAGACGGCGCCGAAAGCGTCGCTGCAGCGAGAGAAGGAGCCTCATGATTTTAGGCCGCGTTTGATGTCCCCAGTAGAGGGAGATCAGGTTTTCATAGCTTGATTACGAGAAGGCTTTAAGAGCCtgcccgcccccgcccccgcccgcAGCCCACCTGAAGTCAGGAATTAAACATGTACATGCACCCAGCGCCCATAAATACTCGGTCTGGAATGCTGTAAATATAGACTCCCGTTTTCTGTATGGTATCTTCAGATATTCGGAGGAATTTAATGATGGAAAATGTTTTTACCTCACTGTTCTCAACCTGCAGTGAAAACCCAGGAGGACGGACGGAGACATAATAAGACGGAGCCTGTTTAGACAGTCATGGCCGTACCCGATTCCAGACCGAGCTGAACTTTTCTCCCTTCTAAATttgggagagagaagagatgtGGGTCTCTTTAGGTAAACATCCTTGACAGCCACCTGCATGTGAAACCAGACCGTTTCTCCCTTTCTTTATCGGCTCCCTGTTCCCTTAATCTCTGCTGACCTTTGATTCTGTATCATGGCTGCGACAACCAGTCAAGCACACAAACTCTCTTTGTTTCAGGTTTTTTTCTCTGAAGGTTTGggcattttttttccacattttcctcAGATGAATGAAAGAAAGTCACCATGAAGTGAGAATGTAATCACCTTTTTGTCCATATTTTCACCATTTGTTTAAAGTTCAAGGCtcaaaattaataaaatgtcaCAGCGCCGATAGTTCCaccaaaatatataaatacGTGAGAGAGCCCAGCCTGGGAATCTTTACACGCTGACCCCGGGTACACATTCCGTACATGCAGCGCCCGTCAATAGAAGGGctattaaacacatttttacccAGGTCCAGGCCTTTCATGgtgcttttttggggggggtctTTTGTTCCCACTGCGATCCGGCCCCTGTACTTGGCAGCCCATCTAAGGGCCTCGGGGCCGATCTCGTGAAGCACCGCTGACAGACCTGCCTGTTCTGAactggggtgatgatgggggaGCAGACCTGAGTTaatggtgaagaagaggaggtagagagaggtgaaagtgaagaagggagggaaggagaacaCAGAAGAGCGGCGCGTTAGATCCTCAGAGGCCAGGACCTCGCTCTCCACTGTCCTCGCTGCCTCCTTCATTGCTCTGTCACTCAGGACTatactgttttattttaataagtCTAATCCCTCCCGGAGGTAAGCTGCTCATCACCTCCTACCCCCACCCAGCCCCCCACCCACGCCTCTACACGAGAGCGGCCTCCTTTCAGCGTCCAGGACAGGATGAGAGGTTTCGCTCTGCTTGATAGAAAAATGTGAAAGGTGAGACTGAAAAGGAGCCTCGACAGCGGCTGCAGTCGGGTTCACCGAGAAGATCTGGGCCCCCGTGGTTCGATAAGGTCGCAGGTGGCGCGTCTTTTGTAGCGCTTCATCCTGCGAGCAGCCTTGAACATCGCGCCGATATGATAACTTTGTTCTCAGCGGAGGAAGCGGCAGCTCAGCGAGGActttcacctgtctgctgtCAGCAGAGCACTCCCCAGCTGTCAGCAGTGGAACCGGGGAGCGAAGCGGCTGCCTCGCTTCACAAGTCCACCTCCACTGATCAACTGATAACAAAGGGAAGAGCTTCTGACTGTGGAGaactttgttcttcttcttgatgcagctgctgcagtaagtacaaataaagttgttttttgtgGTATAATTTTAGTAACACTCCATCTgtacttttattatttattttagtatTTACCCTTCTGCTGTGGTATAAATGCTCTTAATACAAGATTAAATTCCATATAAAAACctagaaataaaacaaatctatAGGCAGTAGTGATACAAGGATACATAGCATGGGCttctttatgatcaaagccccttgacTTCTGGGAtttttggaagatcaaaggtcaaagtccctccagaaccCCCACCAAAAATCAATCATCTGTTCCTtcgcccattatcaacatttcctaaGAACATGAAAATCCATTCACAACCTCGTGAGTTAATTGTTCACACTCTGGCTGTTCCATAACCTCCTTGGAGGTAACAACTAATTTTCATGCTGTACAGAACAGCATCATTTTCAAACTGTAACAGCAAACAGACTGTTAAACAATTGCGACACATTTCCCAAATTTACTCTTGATGTTTGCAGCCATCCTCCCTGACGTTCAAACGAAAACCCTGCAGGGCTTCCGGTTTTGTCTTCGCCAAATGATGCGCTGACAGATTTGGAGACCACATCCTACAAAAATTCTCAGCGCTGGTTTGAAATCATCCCACAGTCGAGGTTGACGACGGACCAAAATTAAAGCGCTTAAACCAAAATGACGCTGAAGTATGTGGAGATTTCTGGCCTGAAGCTCTTTGTGTTGCTGATCTGCTGCACTCGACTTGCAGACTCGGCTGAGAAGCTTTTGATTGAAATAATTAAGTGTTCAAGAGGTTATATTTATACATAAGCAACCGCGGTATATTTTACATGGCTCGGAATGGAAAATAATTACACAAACCCCCCTCAGTAGAACCATCGGATTGGTGCAGAAGGTAAACATTCCACTAAAGCCCTTGTTGAATGCAGAAGTGTTGACAGTTCACCTTTGCACCGTGTTGATATCACGTGTGGATATAAATTGGATTTCctgacaatgtgtgtgtgtgagtgtgtgtgtgtgtgtgtgtgtgtgtgtgtgtgtgtgtgtgtgtgtgtgtgtcatgcgAAGGAATCTCGTCCGCCGATAACACGATTCACTGTAAACATGTGCGAGCTTTCAAATTAGAAAATGAAACCGAGTGAAGAGGGAACATTCCACAGGGCTGCCCCGGTCATCTGATCTCTTATGAGGTCGTAGGTCAAGTCATGAAATCTCCCAGAGGTCAGGAGTTTTAAAGGAGAGCAGCTTTTGTCGTTTACAGCGATGAAACAAAAGCCTGATGACTTGATGGGAGGTCATTTTACAAACGTGCCGAAAGCTCTGAAGTcaagaggatgaagagtgacttttttttttttgcctaatTGAAGAAATAATCTTAACTTGCAGATATTCGAGGCCTCGTGGAGAACTTTGGATGGCTCCGACATGGAACGAAGCGTATGAAATGTTCTGCCTGCCCCATGTTGGGAGGCTTAGGGACCAGCCGCTCACTCTTCCTCAGCCTAGAAAACACCCtccccagcaggagcagctaagAGGCCGGCCCAGAACAATGCCGGGGGAACGGCTTAATTCGCCAGGCCTGATTTACAGCCCCTCCTCGCCCAGCACCAGCTCACATTGTTTCCCAGGATTTCAAAAATAGGTGATAAAAACTGGACCGCGGGCACTCCATCCCCACCCCCCAAGGAGGCATTTATGTGAGGGAATTACTCTTGGATTTAGatgaagaaatcagagaaatgTGACGTGCCTCGGTGGGGGGTTGCTGGGTttgtgtgaggagcagctgaactgACCTTCGGATGCTCATTGAACTGCACAACATTCTTTTTTCATCAGCTATTACAATAATCGCTAACCGGCGAGGGCGACCACACTCCCCGCGCGAGCTGGTGTGCACGATGCCGAGCTGGCCTGGCACAAAGTGAAAGGAGCTCTTGCGTGGACAGAGAGGACACACAACAGAATTCCCAGAGAGGTGCGAGGAGGGGACCAGTGGTGGTGCGGAGGCCCCTTTTGTCACCCAGGCCTTGTGTGTGCCTCAGGGGCCATGTGGACTCCTGCCTCCGCCCTCACCTTCTCTGTGACGGGACTGTCTGAGTGAATGAGTCATGGCCACTGTGATGCGGAGACCAGCCTGGCTCGCTGAGAGCAATCAGCTCCTGccatcttctctctcctctgagGCATCTCAAGCCCTGTGAGAACCTGGCATTAGGCAGCTGCCCGCCATATTATGCAGCAAcgacctcccctccctccctcctgctgtcCCTATGGCCTCTTTTCTGGCAGGACACCGGCTGTCAGTTACAACTATAGGTTTGCAGGGCTGCTCTTGACCCGAGGTGGACCCCGCACTCTGAAGCGTCCTTATTTTATCGCCATAAAGGAGGCGAAACTAATGGAGCCcagagaggctggaggggtgCCGGTGCAGCAGCGCAAACAGAGTTACTGTTGGTTTAACAAACAACAAGTGGCAAATCATGCAAACATGATTTCATATTTTGACTGTTGACAGCCCAGATAACATTTTTAAGAAGAAACTGACATCAGCATTAgtttatttaacattttccaTCACAGCGAAGAGTGAAGGTCTCAGGTGTCTTCAGTGCCCACAGCTGCTGACGGAAGGCCGATGTCCTTCAGGATCTGTTTCTCCAGTATCAGGAATTCATCATATTCCTGCTGTTTAGTCAATTCCAATACTGTTCTGGTTGGTTTCTGTTAATCATCAGAAGCATAGATAAAAGACTTAGAGAATATGCTGTCAGGGGACCAACATAAACACCCTGGCCACCATTTTTTCAATAAAAGCAAATGTAACTGTGCACACAGCTCAGATTACTCTGTTCCATCTAGAATCGGCATATAAGGACAATCTAGCATCCAAGATTGAGATGGTAAAAGAGATGGCTTCCATACTTGGAGACAAATCAATGACTTCTGCTGGGAGGAGAGGATCAAATAAAGATGTGAATGAATTAATCATGAGGGGACAAAGAGTCAGAGAGGGCTAAACTGAAGATGCAAAGCAAGGATAACTTTCTCAAAGACtttgcagcttcagctctgaactGGAATGAACTGAACTGTTTAaccaaaataatgaaaacatttgtGTCCAAGGCCTCAAAAGCAGGCAGCCAGAGACCACCGATGGGAAAAATAACAAACCAAGAGAGCAGAAGGCAGTGGGAGCCACAGAGAAGGGAAACAAATGACTTCAAACAGAAACAACCCACTCAGACACAACTGAGGATACCAGAGAGGAACAAAGGTCCTTATAAAACCTCCCAGTTCCAGCTGATGGGCTCCAGCTGAGGGAGATCTCAGGTGCTGCTCATTACTCCTGATGAGCTGCGACCTTCAGCGAACCCTCCAGGCTCAACAGTCTCATTCAAGAATGAGATGACATGTAAAGTTTAAACGACGAGTAATAAACGACACTTCTGCCTTTGAAAAGGCGCCACACAGGCAGCTTTTTGGACAGCTTCTCACCTTCttgtcctccttcctctcctttccccacAGTTCCTCCATCTCCAGAAAGCTCTTCAGCCGCTTTTCCTCCATCTCAAAGTACTTCATCACGCCGCTGCTCTGTGTGCGGACAGAGCGTAGCAGTTTTAATAAAACACGTTTCACCTCAGGGATGAACTCGCCGTTAACCCTTGAGGAATTAGAATAGATGAGTGATAAGAGGGCGATCAGTGAGTCTTACTTCATGCCTGGCGCAAACGTGGAATGCTTTTGGGATTTCCAATATACGGACCAATCCTTCATCGTCAGTCACAGCCAGGAAGTGCTGCCGGGctgttggaaaaaaaacaaaacgattTGGGGTTTAAACAATGTGAGAAAGGGTACACAATGTTACAGTCTGTCATTTTCAAATAATCCAATCATTTGAATCTTTAAATGCGgctagatttttttaaaatgttccttttcctCAAGAATAGCCTGAGGAAGAGGGGTACCTAAAGCAGGACTTACATGAAAGCATGCAGGGTTTCATACAGGTGATCCTGGCTTTGCTGACGTGCTCCTGGACGTGCACAGGCTCACTCGTCCTTTCCAGCAGGTTCCACACCTCCACGCTGCCGTCCTCTTTCCCAATGAAGAAAACAGCAGGTCTGGACAGGGACCAGCATCCCGCACAGTACGTTTGGTCAGAGTTTGCAGACTGGATGATGGGACCTTCCTGATGGTGGAGCAGAGTAAAAGAACACAGCATCTGGTCAGTCGTCTCCAACCCTGGCTGGAGTCTTTGCTGCTACCAGAGTTGTTACCATGACTTCCTCCCTCCAGATGGCAAAATTCCACTCGCCCACagacaaaatgatgtttttgaagAAGGGAGACCGCTGCACTGTGTTTACCACCCAGTGGTGGACACTGAAACAGTGGAGGGGCTTGGTACCTGCAACACAGAGGGAAAGACAAAAGGTTGGAAAATCAACCTTTGTTTGAAATTCCTTGAGAATGAGTGGCAGAATAAATGTATAAATGCACAATTGTATAAATGTGCAACAGTCCAGAATACTGTGATTCTCACCCTGCTCAGACTCATCCTTCCCTTGTGCCCAGTCTGTGTAAATAATCTCCCCATCCTGGAAACACAAGCAAAAATGTCAGAGCCAGTGTATAAAGACAGAGACTTGCTTTGGTAAATATGTACCTCTGTTCCAATATAGAGCTTGGTATTGACGTCTGGCAACATGTTCGAATTAACATCTTCATGATCTTCACCTGTAAATGGAAAATGCAGAAGGAAGTTTATCAGAAAGAGCATCTTAAATTAAGGTTCAGCTTTTTTACATCCCGGGATCCTTTCCAGCTTGACGAGAAAGgcgggaaaacaggaaaaacaaactcaTATGTGAGATAGTAAAATCACAAGTGGATTGAAGTCAAAAGAAATGAGAGATTGACAAGTGAATTGGTGCAGCCGGCTCTGTAATCTGACCATGAACgagaggacagcaggacaaaagagagggaggtgagCTGAATGGGCTGGTAAGAGGGGATATGAGGGGGGTGGGAAAGAAAGGAGTGAGGATTGTGTTGAGAAGGGTCCAGTAAGGGAGAAGGGTGGGACGGCTGAGATAGGCAGGCCTGGTTGTGATGGAAGAGtcttttccatcacaaaagccCGACTGTCTCTCAGTGCGGCACCGTCCGTTCACACCCCCTCCTTATCAGCAGCCTGCTTCCACTCATGTCCCAGCCTCACTCTGTTAGATTAGCTCCTGAAGGTCAGATCAGATTACCCAATCACACATCTCCTTAATCCACTTTCCACACACAGTTGAGATGTGTGTAAGATATGAGACAGATGATAGAGCCCATCCTGATCCACACACGGTGCTGCTCAATGTGCTTACTGCCCACCGGGGACGTGGAGCAGGGCGGTGGTCCAAAGTTtagagaaaaatgaaatgacagaAGATTACTAAAATGTAATTACCTGTGTAATTAATTGTGTGGTCTTGAGAGTGACTCAATTTTCACATTTGTTCCAAACTTTTTGGGGAGGATTTGGTGCGGCGCTCGTGCCAAAAGCATAAATCTCACCATGATCTTTAGCGTGGAACACTTTGGACACTTCATAGCTAACGCAGCAATTTTACTTGGTAATATTTAACCTCTAAAATTTTGCTCTgactaaaaacaaacagctcaAGAGGGGCCAAATTAATAAGCGCCCTGAGAACAGGTCCGTTCTGCATCAGACAACCACCAACGCTGTGTCTGCGGCGGTTGTCCAGACAAAGACGGGCCTCTTCCTGACCAGCCAGGACACACACGATCATCTTCTGGCCTGAGCGGTATATTGGAAAGAGCTGACAGTCAGCGAGGCTACGGCTTTGCGATGCTAACTATCTAGACCGTGTTTTGGAAGCACGTCTTAATAAAGTGCAGGGAAACTAGAAAAGGGAAGAGAAAGACAGGCAGACCCATTCAAAGAAGAATTAAAGACAAGATCCTCCAGACATTTGAAGTCAAACCACAACGTTTCAGACAAATCTGGACAGTTTTACACAGTTTACTGACCAGGATTAATACAATCGTTCATTTTGATCAGTGCACAAGCCTGCAGAagagcagtcagacagacagacagacagaaacccAGGCTGGCGTGTCTCCTTACCATTGCAGGTGTAGTGTTCCATGCTGAACCTCAAAGGAACATATTCTCCACTGGTATCGATCTTTGAGAGGGAAACCTGAGATGAGGCAGGAAAGAAGACTGAACAACTGACAGAGAACAGACGTTTTTGAGCAGCAAACAGACGAAGGTTGTGGGTCAAACCAGTCAGCTTTGCGTCCACAGTACCTGGAAGAGAGGCTTCCACGTCCGCTCAGGCTGTCTGAACGACTGCATCTTCTGGTCAGTTAGCTTCCTCTCCAACACAGACTCGTTAAACCATTTTAGTGTCTGTACATCCCAGAACTTTAGGGTGCTTCGGGATGAGAAAGTAGTGGAAAATCCATCATTATAATCTGTGTTCATCAACAtcacacatcaaaaacaatttaaaacacTCTGCTCGACTTTAAAAAGACAGGCTGGTTAACTACACCTCATTGGGCTTTACGGAGAGTTACTGAACAGAAGTTCACTCAGTCAACAAAATTGAGTTGCAACTTTCTGATATTACAACCTAAAATAAAGTCAGGAGCTCAAAAAGGCCAATAATGTGTGAAGGTGATCTAATTATGTCTCCcagaaggaaacaaacacagaaaaattcGAGTAGGAAGGAAAGGCAGACATGGAGCAACACAATAATAACCGTCCCATGACTATCAGACAGAAATGAAATGTGTCGGTCAGTCCTACCAGTCCAAGGAGCAGCTGAGAACCTGGACAGACATTTTGTGTTGGTTCTTTACAGGAATGCCTGTATCGGTCACctaagcagagagagagagtcacagaTGGGTCCGTCAGGCTAAATGGTGTAAGTCGATGCAGTcatggggtgggtgggtggtaaTTCATCGAAACATTCTAAGACAGGTAAATAAAAGCATCCACATCTGATCTTGAAGCTTAAGACCATTTCGGTCTTGCAGGATGGCGCAGTACTTAAATGGAAGCTGTCAAGGCTGTCAACTTTAcagtgtcaaaggtcagcccTGTCATCCAGCCCTCGGCCTTACCGCGAATGCTGGCGGGAgccatgtgatatcagtaactGCTCCTCGGTGCTTGCTCTGTAAGGTAGATGCTGCACAGTAATGCAGGAGCGGAATCGTATGGTCTTTGGTGTCAGTGAGGTCCTGGAAGCGGTTTAGACACAAAAAGGCAAAAAGCATTAGATAACACATTCCCTCAAAAACAGGCAGTGAGTCAGTACACGTCAGGAGGCCTTTTAACCTTTGTCAGgcttttgtttttggaaaaTCTGGGGGAAATTAAAGTCATACGCTGACTTCCTGCCAAACAAGCTACTAAGGTTAATAACAAATTGACAACCTAATCAGTGTTATAACGTATTCACGGCTGGATTAAAACATCTGTATGAATCACGCCCATGCTTATTTTTGTTTGAGTTAAACAGAAATCTAATCTAGACAGCAGGATTTCGGCTCAATTTCTCTGATAAGTTAGCAACAGGTGCTACATGGAAGGTTGTTAACAGATACAAGTGACGTTGTTTACACTGCAAACACGATGGGGGGAAGTGATCTGATTTGCCTGTGTGCTCTCCCCTATGCGGCAGGGTGGAGGGCTTGTGTAACAGCTGGAGTATGTGAGCTGATGCTGTTGACTCGAGAATGACGAGCAAATATGGACAATGGACACGGGGGAGGTATGGCGGGTGGGCGAGGGGAAAGTCGAAAAAGGAAAAGGATGGAGGCAGCTGTTCCACTGTCATAAAAAGACGCAAAGCAGAAGGGCGCTGGATGATGGGGGCAAAGGGGATCGCATGCACGTTGAAATGTAGTCACGCCGTTGCTGCATTGACCATTAGACTGCAGGAGTCTCTTCTCCTGATAAAACgggaacacacactcacacaaagtaGGGATACCTACAAATTTGTCGTCTTCAGAGACTTTTTTGTCAGTGGCCTGTAAGACGGTGACATGGGCGGAAATGTCCCAGAGTACGAcctgaaacagcagcaacagacaaTCAGTGACATCACATGGCAacaagcaacaacaacagcaacaaccagacGTGTTTGATGAATGATTAGCTTCGATTTGCTTCCTCCTGCATACAAAGAAGGCACAAGAGATGGCAGATTCCTGCAGTCCAGTGGGAATCTCAGTACCTGCCCATTTCTGCAGCCGCCAACAATAATATTTGGATCAGAGGGGCAGAACTCAAAGGCTAAAATGTCGTCTGGGCCTTCCAGCAGCAACTGTAAACAATAGAGAAATCCCACATGTAAAGCGGACTGGCATCGCCTTTCAGTGGAGCCATTTTGATTTATTGGGTTCTCGCCATCCCGAGTATTTCTTTATTCTGGTCTTTTTGCCATTGCTATGGTTTCACTGCTCCAACCAGCAGTGAAAGCAAAGCGTGACTTCGTGAGAAAGCTCAGTTGTATGGATTGAGAATCATTTTATTACAGCGTCGATAACATTTTGAAATGGAATGAAAGCCAGCGGAAAGCCACCTGTGCTTTCTGTGCGTTGTATTTCCAAGTCTTTTCCTTACCAGGGGCTGAAAGAGGTTGGAAAAGCTGTAGAAGAGAATGAGGGATGGTTTGTCGACAAATGTAGCGGCCCGCTTCTTTTTCCCTGCCATGGCTACAGCTATCACACCTGTCACATATAAAAAGGCCTCATATTCTACaccaataaaacaaacattttaaataatgcaGCAGGTGTTTTTCTGGGTCTTGATGTGATGACTGCAGGAAATTACAAATCAGGAGTAAAGAAATCTGCCAAAAA encodes:
- the dnai3 gene encoding dynein axonemal intermediate chain 3 — its product is MSSSSSVFGSDENSSDSEMAGPKKPKSKVKKSPDRKKKGKGKKAQTPVEEEKPSHPEDILPLLLTSVTQEMFGCIAEEHVTGESPYKLLKKDDVVQDMKKRAAVSDFSPAKQIVLDYPDEELLLVYDRTFAYGQCFYLVLTPEAKEKILKPPTPVEQEAEEEVEVPPRPKHWIGLGSEHEIEAESVRETRKKLQYAFSRERRAFGQPVCFSDRSATDAQTGLIDCASYEDSSFSIKRVQLDSSIQAIPTLQNNSAQTQWKFQKNASTQYALEQLTDEEKEGILQSGSLKRFMNLVTPRTLVNLQQEAIMNVFKDDCENLEEVAEHGRPAKASKDLMIYQDFVNQKYTQDKKVSSINWHPNIHGVIAVAMAGKKKRAATFVDKPSLILFYSFSNLFQPLLLLEGPDDILAFEFCPSDPNIIVGGCRNGQVVLWDISAHVTVLQATDKKVSEDDKFDLTDTKDHTIPLLHYCAASTLQSKHRGAVTDITWLPPAFAVTDTGIPVKNQHKMSVQVLSCSLDCTLKFWDVQTLKWFNESVLERKLTDQKMQSFRQPERTWKPLFQVSLSKIDTSGEYVPLRFSMEHYTCNGEDHEDVNSNMLPDVNTKLYIGTEDGEIIYTDWAQGKDESEQGTKPLHCFSVHHWVVNTVQRSPFFKNIILSVGEWNFAIWREEVMEGPIIQSANSDQTYCAGCWSLSRPAVFFIGKEDGSVEVWNLLERTSEPVHVQEHVSKARITCMKPCMLSSRQHFLAVTDDEGLVRILEIPKAFHVCARHESSGVMKYFEMEEKRLKSFLEMEELWGKERKEDKKKPTRTVLELTKQQEYDEFLILEKQILKDIGLPSAAVGTEDT